The DNA segment taaaatttaaagtgcTTTTAAGGGTATAGTAAAATGGAGTAAACATTTAACTCCATTTTGCAAAAATtctaaagatgctgctgctgtgaTGTCATTTAATGAACATATAATCTGAACAATATTTGGCAAGGAGAAATTGTTAGTCTATGAGCATATAAAGCCTCTGCTGGGGAGAGTTATCTCTTAGATTCTTTTTATCCTCCTATTACTGAGTGAATGCTTGGGCTGGGAAGCAGTCAGTCATGCACAATCAAGATGAGAAATGTGAGCTGTGCTCTGAAAGTGAGTTCTGTCTAGTAGCTAAGGAAGTCATGTGTAGTCTCCTCCAAATACTGGGAGCTCACTGAATGGACTAGTGCAGGAGTAATTCATGTACACGTGGCCCAGAGGAATGATAACTCTAAAACAGCAGGCATACCACTCTGTTGGTCTGAGACAAAGGCAATGATAAAAGCAAGTGTCTAATAGTTTCTATTGTTGTGTTCCCCAAACTCATGGTTTGTTTTGTCTTCAAACCTCATCATTTTAATGATATTCTCCAAGGGGGTGGCcaaagtgatcttttaaaaatataaatcagatcATATCACTTCTGTGCTtaaccctctcccctcccaccccatccatgGCCTTCCATTGCACCTTGAATAAAATCCAAAGTTCTTCAAGGTTCTATATGACCCAGGTCCTGCACTCTGTCCAAACATCAGCTGTGACCTTTGATGATAGTcctccagccttttttttttctccaaatctcCAGTGTTCAGAATAGTCCCAGGACATAGTTGGTGGTCAATACACACTTGTTGAGTAATTGAATGAACGAATGGTTCAGAGTAGCTGTTATAAAAATCAGCAACACATTTGAATCaccaagaaaactttaaaaagtaaagagtCCTGAAACCCACACCTAGAGTGTCTGGTTTACTTTCTGTTGTGAAGTGAGGCACTGATATTTTTTAGAGTTCCTCCAAAGATACTGATATACAGGTAGAAATGAGAAACAGTGACCAGGAGGAAATAATAactgttattaaaataataacatggcttgataagaacctgaactCTCCCCTTCTATCACCATCATATAACCCTATATATTCCccccaaataaatatttccttatttattgtTAGAAGAATCTGCTAGATTTCAAGTTGCTAGTAGATGCTGACTGTAATGATAGACTAAACTTtggtttacttttatttattctgtcCTAAAATCACTAGGTTAGGTTCCTGGAAATTTCTGACATGGAAAAAGGAAGGGCCATTTGAATCTGGTTTCATACACTACAGCTTTGCTGATTAAAAATATCTGGGTCTCAGCCAAAGGTGTCGTCATGTTGACTACAAGACTATTGCAAACAAACCCCAGCACCCAGGCAGATCTGAAGTTCAAAGCTTATTTAGATTGGGAACTCTTATTAAAGAAACTGTCATCTGTGCTCAGAATAATGGCTTGTAAATCTTCCAGCACTATTTTTCACCTAATCGGATTTGTCTTCTACAGAGCAAACTCAAAGAAGGAAATCTGGAAATTTTGGCCTCGTATGTACACAGACACCAGATGGCCGACAGGTACCGAGCTGGTTTTTGTAGTAGGGTACActgaatgaaaaagacaaatctCTATAAGATGACAATAAATTTCCCAAATGGCCTGTGTGAAATCTTTAAAGGTTGAAGATAAAGGTTTTGGGTTACATTGTCCTTAATATGAAAGGGGGATAaatggagccaggtgggctgctatTTCAGGCCTGAGCAGAGCTGTCTTCTGAAACTGTGAACATCATAAAAGAAATTGGATGGAGTTTGGAAGCAGTAAATTACTGTAGGGTttacattggaagcacagatgCTTGCTATCTACTTGCAAGGATCCTTTTGAAGGTAGAGAAGCTGAGGTCTCAGTTAGAGAGGAGCAACCCTCAAAAGATTCTTTTAACTATTGAAAATGgagatatcttttcttttctagacaggaagaagctaaaacaaactgatttttctttccttcttcctttcttatgCTCAAATCCTAATTCCACTACAGGTCCACAATCATGAGTCCCAATTTCCAAATCcaaaaaattctagaaagtgaGTTGTTTTCATAATTCATTTTATTACAAAACTTGTCCTGAATTGACTTGAAGCTATTAGTAGTCTTTATTCTACTGAATGCGGCTGAAGTCATAATCATATAACTGATTGtgtgtttcctgacttccctggggatggtACTCCATATACAATTCTTAATACCTTTTCCAAATCTGAAAAACATGAATTCTAAAGTATATCTGGCTTAAGTGAGGAATAGACCCAAACTCATGAATTTACATGAATTGAAATGCTCCCTAAGGTTGATGGATTGGAGATGCCCCACctgatacttttatttttatcatgccAAAAAGTGGCCGTAGCTATGACTGTTTACAGGGATGCATACCTCTGAGGTAGTATGAACAGAGTAGAAAGACTCTTTTACAAGTTAAATGGTTCTTAACTCACAAAACAGAAGTCAACATCTAGTCATGTATTCCGAAGGTTCTTTTTAGCACTTCAGAGCTGGTAAAAGTGGAGTCAAATATgaatttttacctttaaaaaaattattattcttttggCAGCCTTCAAGCCAAACCCTGAGTACTGATTGTGATAAGATTTGTGTAAACATCACAGAGATAAAAGAATTGGTCAATTGAACTGAGTTTGAGCTGGGCTTGGGTAATTATTTTGGACTGATATTTAACAGATTTATTTGGATTAGATTTATTACAAGTTCCTTTCTTATGAAGTAGtcaaagttggaaaaaaaatgagTTGATTGTTTTGAGTTTTGCCTATTCGGAGTCAGTTAGGCAATTTTATCAgagaaccccactccagtactcttgcctgggaaatcccatggatggagaagcctggtaggctgcagtccatgcggtggcgaagagtcggacacgactgagggacattactttcacgcattggagaaggaaatggcaacccactccagtgttcttgcctggagaatcccagggacgggggagcctggcgggctgccgtctatggggttgcaacgagttggacacgactgaagtgacttagcagcagcaggcaatttTATATCCCTGAAGACAGTTAATAAGAATTTCACCTAATTCAGAGGTCTTAATATGAAGAAAAAAGCCTTCCTCcatgattaatgcaaagaaaaagaggaaaacaacagaatgggaaagactagagatctcttcaagaaaattagagataccaagggaacatttcatgcaaagatgggctcgataaaggacagaaatgatatggacctaacagaagcagaagatattaagaagaggtggcaagaatacacagaagaactgtacaaaaaagatcttcacgacccagataatgacgatggtgtgatcactgacctagagccagacatcctggaatgtgaagtcaagtgggccttagaaagcatcactacaaacaaagctagtggaggtgatggaattccagttgagctatttcaaatcctgaaagatgatgctgtgaaagtgctgcactcaatatgccagcaaatttggaaaactcagcagtggccacaggactggaaaagatcagttttcattccaatcccaaagaaaggcaatgtcaaagaatgctcaaactacctcacaattgcactcatctcacatgctagtaaagtaaagctcaaaattctccaagccaggcttcagcaatatgtgaactgtgaacttccagatgttcaagctggttttagaaaagggagagaaaccagagatcaaattgccaacatctgctggatcatcaaaaaaaacaagagagttccagaaaaacatctattcttgctttattgactatgcctaagcctttaactatgtggatcacaagaaactgtggaaaattctgaaagagatgggaataccacaccacctgacctgcctcttgagaaatttgtatgcaggtcaggaagcaacagttagaactggacatgggacaacagactggttccaaataggaaaaggagtaagtcaaggctgtatattgtcaccctgcttatttaacttatatgcagagtacatcatgagaaacactgggctggaagaagcacaagctggaatcaagattgctgggagaaatatcaataacctcagatatgcagatgacaccacccttatggcagaaagtgaagaggaactcaaaagcctcttgatgaaagtgaaagaggagagtgaaaacgttggcttaaagctcaacattcatggcatctggtcccatcacttcatgggaaatagatgggggaaaagtggaaacagtgtcagactttatcttttcgggctccaaaatcactgcagatggtgattgcagccatgaaatgaaaagacgcttactccttggaaggaaagttatgaccaccctagatagcatattgaaaagcagaaacattactgtgctaactaaggtccgtctagtcaaggctatggtttttccagtggtcatgtatggatgtgagagttggactgtgaagaaggctgagcgctgaagaattgattcttttgaactgtggtgttggagaagactcttgagagtcccttggactgcaaggagatccaaccagtccattctgaaggagatcagccctgggatttctttggaaggaatgatgctaaagctgaaactccagtagtttggccacctcatgtgaagagttgactcattggaaaagactctgatgctgggagggattgggggcaggaggagaaggggatgacagaggatgagatggctagatggcatcattgactcaatggacatgggtctgagtgaactccaggagttggtgatggacagggaggcctggtgtgctgcgattcatgggatctcaaagagtcagacacgactgagggactgaactgaactgaatatggagAAAACATATACTCACACACATACTCAATTAAGTAAATGGAATTTTTGAATGTACTGAATTCAGCTGTAATATCTGAGACAAGAACAAACGCACTGACATTTTTTTATCCTGGCTCAATAGTTGGTTAGAATATTGACAGTTGGTAGTTGACCATTGTGGATGATAGTTCTCCAAAAATCTGAGCAGGAAACTGTAATTTATGATAAGAAGATTATTGTGTTTAGGATCTCTTTGGGGTGTGTTCGTTGTTAAGATGTTCACTacacagactatttttttttttatgtgtaatGTGTTGAAAACTACAGCAAGCTTACAGATGGTATAAATTTCTTTTCCTATACCCCAACTGTAAACCTGGGAAGCATTGCCTTGAATTATTGCTCCTTTGGAATAATATAGACATCCTAAAAACTCTTGAACTGGAAAGATTTTTGCAGATCACCTACCAATCTCTGTGTTTTACAGGTGAGGCAATGAAGAGTACTTATTGTTTTGCCTGTTATATACTGAGATGATGAAATCCCAGGAAATGAAGTGAATGTCAATGTAACTTGTATCTTCTAGTCTACTTGGAACCCAGTTTAGAAAGCTCTCTGTTTTAGGCATCATGAAAAGgaagaatttatatttaattaatctCTTTATTATGAGAAAGTTTCCCATATCCCATAGTATGACTAGAATATGTTGATCATTAAAAGTATATAGTttataatttaatctttttagAGAGTGCAGAAGGTTCTGTAGGACTATATTTGGTGTATTTTGCCAAGTCTTTTGACTTACATAGTTTCTTTAAAGGTTCGTCAAACCTTtagaagtaaatgaaatagacATTATTATTCTTATCtctgttttgcagatgagaaaaacaTAGATAGTGTTTTAAGTATGTTGACTTAACTAAATagcttactggagtgggtagactttcccttctccaggggatcttcccaacccagggatggagcccaggtttcccacattgcaggtggattctttactagctgagccacaagggaagcccaagaataccagagtgggtagcctatcccttctccaggggatcttcctgacccaggaattgaaccggggtcttctgcattgcaggcagattctttaccaactgagctatcaggaaagcctaCTAAGAGTTCGGACTTGAACCCaatttttgtatttctaaatAATGTGATCTTTTCACTTTATCATTCTTTCGGGTGACAAATGAGCTAGGTAAGAGAACTCTAGATCTGTTGTAGATCAGTTGGATGTTGGCTTCTTCTCTCAACATTGctatgtttagtcactaagtcatgtctgactctttttgtgaacccatagactgaagcctgccaggctcctctgtccatggggtttccaaagcaagaatgctggagtgggatgccatttcctttgccaggggatcttcctgaccccaagattgaacctacgtctcctgcttggcaggcagattctttaccacaaagcaaccagggaagccctttctcaaCATTATAGGCATATAATAAGGGTTTAGCAGACTTATGACCCACTCTGTAGCCTGTCCCAGCCTTTGTTCAGAACATAATTAATTTGGCAACAAAAAGCCAAGAGCCTGAGAATCTATCTGAGATTTCTCAACCTCAATTCTCTAATGTTAGAGCTGagcctatttattttttctttttaaaaaaattttgttattgagtatagttgctttacaatactgtgttagtttcagctgtatagcaaagtgaatcgctatatgtttacatatatcccccctCCCGCCCACTGTTTTGGAGTCTTTCCCATtgaggtcaccatagagcattaAGCAGGGTtttctgtgctacacagtaggttcttattaattgcctattttaatgtatttttctacatgaatgatttttattttttatcctgcttcctggcatttatttttaaatcttttttattataatacaCTCAtttaattttggaataatttcagaATTACATACAAGTTTTAGACAGTAGAATGAGTTCCCATATACCCTTTACCCAGCTTCctctaatgttaacatcttaagTAACCATGCTATATTTATCAAAATGAACAAAGCTAACACTGATGTTAAACTATTAGCTAAACTATCAACTTTATTCAGATTACACCAGTTGTTCCACTAATGTCCCTTTTTCTGCTCTAGGATCCTAACCAAGATATCAAATTGCATTTACTACTCTTGTCTCCTTAGCTTCTTCTAATCTGTGccagtttctcagtctttccttgcTTTTAATGAccttgaagtttttaaaaatatttcataaaatgcCCCTTAATTTGAGTCTGATTGATGTTTTCTCACGATTAGACTGAGGTAATGTATTTTAGGAAAGAATACCAGAAGTGAAGTGCCCTCCTCACATGGCAACATGGCTCATCACTGGTAATGTTgaccttggagagcaaggagatcaaaccagacaactctaaaggaaatcaaccctgaatggtcattggaaggactgatgctgaagctccagtactttgactaccCAATGCAAACAGTCAgttcactggaaaggaccctgatgctgggaaagattgagggcaggaggagaagggggtgacagaggatgagatggttggatggcatcacggactcaatggacattagtttgagcaaaccccaagagatggtgaaggataggaaagcctgaCTTGcggcagttcttggggtcacaaagagttgtacacaacttagcaactgaacagcagcaaatgTTGTGAAAATGGTGTTTGTCAGCTTTCTCCAATGTGAGgtttctactttttttcctttccatactctattctttgaaaataagtCACTAAGTTCAGATCACACTCAAGGGGAGAGAAATTAAGCTCCACATCTGGAGAGAGGAGTATCAAAGAATTTTTGGACATATGTTAAAACCACCAcagtaattaatatatattttgaggGAGTCACATTGAGGCTATTCAAACATCCTGTTTCTCCTAAAAGTTTCACCCACTAATTTTAGCATTCATCCATGAATCTTGCCTGCAGCAATTATACTGTGGTGTTCTAATGGTGGTTTTctattttcctcattctttttacaTTTGGTATTTTAAATTCTCTTAGAATATGTATTtactgtcttttatttatttaatcaatcaTCTATTTATATCAGTGTGGACTTATGAATGTCAATTTTATTCTTTCACATATTATCCAATCCCATCATTATTTTTTGCTCAAATTGTTCTAGTTTGGGCCATTGGAAACTACTAGAATGCAGTGTTTACAGCTGTTTTGCCTTTACCTTTATGATTTTCTGACAATATCTTGAAGTTATCTCCTGTTTCATCCTTCCTGGGTGCCCTGAGTCTGACTGTTAAGCATGTTTTCTTTCCTGAGAATTTCATTCTAGGTGTCTCTGGGCTGAATGTGCTTAATTGTGGTGTGCATTTCCTGTGTTGATGCTCAGCTCTGGTGCCAGATTGCTGTTCCTCTCGAATCAAGAGGCATCGTctctgacatgactgaggcagAGAACTGATTCTGCAGTTCTGCATTGCCCCTGCTCTACCGTACATGGTTGATATATTTACAGAAGGTGGAATAAACAAAAATCTAGCCTTGCTATCTTTATATTTTAGGTACTTTTGAAGAAAATAGCTCTAAAATACATCACGGATTTTCCAAAGCAACACGAGCACAATAGATATTTTCTATGCTCTATGATCTATGTAGCatcaagaacattttttaaaaattcaatttttatgaAGTAAAGCCTTAAGAATATTTGATATGCATAATGCTGTTTGTAATTATAACCTGAATGTCCCCTGAATCCCACAAGGTAGTGGATCTTAAATGAGGTCATTCTAACCATTTGTATCCAAGTCTGCTGAATCAGTATTTCCCACTAGTCAGCTCAGACTGTCAACCGATCTCAGCTCTTCCCCTCAAGAGAGGGATGTTTTAGATATGATCATGCTCCTCCCAGCTTCTTCATCTCACTGCTCCAGCTGCTGTCACTTTCTCTTGTGCTGATTATCTGCTGTGGGTCTACTCATTGCCTGTTCTTCCTGTTAATTGATTCATCCATCAAAATCatcatttattaaatacctaCTACTCACCAGGCACTTTTCTATAGACTTGGGCTACACAGTAAACAAAATAGGCAAACACCACACTCTCCTGAAGTATTCAAATCAGCAGAGACAAACAATAGGTGATATCAATCTCCTTGGGATGGTTGCTCCACTATTACTGCTCTAAGTACCTTGCAGGTTCATGGGCTTCTGGATCTCAGGGTCTTACCTTTCTGTCTTTAACTAGCAGCCATCTCCTGGTGTTCCTATAGCAGAGATGCTAGGACTTCTGAATTTATAACCTTTCAGGGATAGAATGGGAGGAATTAGATGCAGTTCTCATGTCCTACCCCAGAGTAACTGCTTCTTATCAACACATCATGTTCTGTTTCTAAACTTCCTTTCAAAAGAATAGAGTTTTTTTTCATGCAAGGGTCCCATGCAATTTTAATTCTGTGGCCATCCACTCTTGTTCTCTTTCACATTTCACATAATCTCCAATTATGTGAGAGCCTTTGTTCTTCCTATGACATACTTTTATACAATTGAAATCTTGGAATTCTGTTAGATACCAGTGATGGCATCACCTAAAATCATCCACATCTGAGCCTCAGCTTTGCCCCAGCTGTCAAAGAATAGTGAATATCTTCTCCAAGTTCCCTGTGTCTAGGagttccttttctattttctaattagTCTGAGTGGGCAAACTATATAATTAATGTTGTTAGATTTCCATATAAAGTAAGGGTAAATAGTGTTAGGGAAGGCTTTAGGGGTTCTCTTTTAAGAAATGTGCATGAAATTAGAATCTTGGTTTTGAGTTGTTCAGAGACTTgctttttgatttcccttttcctttcctccttctgttTCTGATTCTGTTCTTGGTAGGTAATTTCTAGTAAGTGAACTATGCTGAGTAAATAATTCATGTGGCACATTTCAAAACATTGGCATCAGGTATTGAATAAGGGCCCAGCATTAGAAGTTCAAAAGCTTGGAGGATTTTGTCTAGTTTTTCTGGGGACTATGATTCTAGGGCAAATCCTTGAGACTctctgtctttatatttaaacttGGCATAACAACTTGCTTCAAAACTTTCCAGGTTGACTTTTAGGTTGTAGCATTTCTACATTCTTATTTTAACTTCAAGGGCATCTGATGGTTAATATTTTTCCAAATGTACTGAAGGGAACACTTTACTATAAAGAAGCTAAGTGGCAAGTTTGAGATCTCAGGGAGGCTAGCTGATTTCAAATCTTCTGTCCTTTCATCATTTAGCTGCTaaatcatgcccgactctttgtgactccatggactgtagcccaccaggctcctgtgtccatgggattttccaggcaaaaatactggagtggggtgccatttccttcttcacttcTGTCCTTTACATTACTCTTAACAAGGGCATGGATATGTGTTCTTATACATATGACTGTAATAttggaaaaataagcaaattaaactttgaaaaatttgaaaagaaagtattattttatcaaatataatGACATATTCTCTTGTTACCCACAAAGTGTCCTGGGCAGACAATTGAGATTTTTTTGGGGGCATGTTCCCCATCTTGTGAGGCATGAGGAGAAATGGGTTTAATACAATGGTGTAGAAAAAGTGGCCAAATGTAAATTGAATCCCACTTTCATGTAGCAGAACCATATTTATAAACTTTGCAaatgtttgttttcatatttgtgtAGTCCTTGACTTCTACTTTCCAGATTTATATACAGAGAAGCAAAGACTGGcgagaaaagaagacacagacagagacagagcgAATGCTGTGAGGAAAAActgctcaataaaaaaaaaattaagctcaaTTATGTAGGCTCATGAGGTTTATATCATTTCGACATGCTTTGAGTAAGTATCTAAATTGAAACGGAGCTAGAAAATGTTTGATGTTCGTCCATCACTAAATTTACCTTGCTTTTTGCATTATGTGTATTGCCGTGTTGCCTTACCGGTACTTGGCATCCCTGGGCACAGTTtctcatctttaggatttttccTCCTGTGGTTAGGAAAACAAATGTCACTTTTTTATATGAAGCATTCTGAACTCTTGAACTCGAATGTGACAGACCAGGGCATGAGTGCCTTTGAAAGAGCATcttacttttctcatctgtgcTGCAAAAGAATTTCATTTCATGCCTTCACTGCAAATAAGACGATTTCAAAAATCTGTTTCTCAAAGTATGAAAAGTCAGTGCTGTGTGCAGTATGGTGGTGGATAAACATAGAAATGCACAATGATGCGAAAAAACTATAATCATCAACTTACTCCTATTATTTGGGTGAACTTTACTAAAAAGTAAATCCTCTACATATTCAGCAGAGCCTGTGTTACTCTGATCATCCTCCAAACACTTCTCTTTTGGGGGCATCTGAACAAGGATTTGAAGACAGGATCCAAGGAAATGTGCTTTCTGTAACCTTCCCAGATCTGACCTCATGCAGATGTTCCACACTATCCTCTGGAATTCTTTGCCTTCTGTGGTTTACCCTAAGGACCTTGACCTTCAGCAATGCTTTGAGGTCTTTTCCATCTGACTTATTCTCTCTGTGCAAGTGTAATGTTGGATCGGGGTGGGCATTGTTTTAAATAACTCAATGTCATTTCATGTGGTTAATTATTACTGTCCTGTTACTTCTAATGcattttcattaacattttattgtAGCCTGATGCTAGTTTAAGTCCAAGAGACACTTTTATAAACCTACACCCCTTCTCTTCCAATTCTCCATCTGCACTCACTAACTGGTTCACTGTGGGTCAGTTGCAGAACCTGCAAGTGATAAAGATGTTAGgacagctgactttatttttagtgGAATAGGAGCTGAACTTTGATCAATAAAcagccataaaagaaaaagaaacacatgcatttcttttctcagctttttcaGTGAAGAAATACAAGCACgcttctgctcctgctgctaagtcacttcagtcgtgttcgactctgtgcaaccccatagatggcagcccaccaggctcccccatccctgggattctccaggcaagaatactggagtgggttgccatttccttctccaatgcatgcatggatgcatgctaagtcgcttcagtcatgtctgactctgtgcgaccctatggacagcagcacaccaggctccccatccacaggattctccagccaaggatactggagtgggcaaatACAAGCATAATCCTGtagaaattctcattttttttaagcattttttttttaaagcttgtgaCCTTGAACCATGGAAATCAGAAAAgctttctctttattctcttaAATTTCCAACAGTGGTTGGGTTCATACAACACAAGCAAATTGATAGCTCTTGGTTATAAAGAAATGTAGGAAACAAAAGAAGGAGAGCAGGTGTACCAGAACCTGAATCAGGTAGAAAGATATTGGAAGAACTTTGTATTTCAGGCCCAGGAACTCTGATCCAGTAGTCCAGCCTCATGTTGAGCCCTTCTCCAAACTCCCCACTCTTTTTCTACCCTGTCCCCTCTTCAATTCTCCTATAGCCCAATTTCAGCATTTAAGCTTAATGTGATACTTCCACTGCATATGTAGTTGTTTTGACTAGTAAACacctgtttttgtttattttcctgagtctccttgaaaggttgttgctgaaccat comes from the Bubalus kerabau isolate K-KA32 ecotype Philippines breed swamp buffalo chromosome 1, PCC_UOA_SB_1v2, whole genome shotgun sequence genome and includes:
- the LOC129641788 gene encoding uncharacterized protein LOC129641788, encoding MGKTRDLFKKIRDTKGTFHAKMGSIKDRNDMDLTEAEDIKKRWQEYTEELYKKDLHDPDNDDGVITDLEPDILECEVKWALESITTNKASGGDGIPVELFQILKDDAVKVLHSICQQIWKTQQWPQDWKRSVFIPIPKKGNVKECSNYLTIALISHASKVKLKILQARLQQYVNCELPDVQAGFRKGRETRDQIANICWIIKKNKRFQKNIYFCFIDYAKAFDWVDHKKLE